One window of the Anolis sagrei isolate rAnoSag1 chromosome 5, rAnoSag1.mat, whole genome shotgun sequence genome contains the following:
- the PCDH7 gene encoding protocadherin-7 isoform X21, which translates to MWRLRRLPALVRCCACWLLLLLPPPLGLVVPASAKQVLRYRLAEEGPADIRIGNVASDLGIVTGSGEVTFSLESGADYLKIDNMTGELSTTERRIDREKLPQCQMIFDENECFLDFEVSVIGPSQSWVDLFEGRVVILDINDNTPTFPSPVLTLTVEENRPVGTLYLLPTATDRDFGRNGIERYELLQEPGGGEGRRGASDKRRPEAEGGGGSSTARSTVFELQVADTPDGEKQPQLIVKGPLDREQRDAYELSLRVRDGGDPARSSQALLRVLITDVNDNSPRFEKSVYEADLAENSSPGTPILQLRAADADAGVNGQLEYVFGAATESVRRLLRLDEASGWLSVLHRIDREEVNQLRFSVMARDRGQPPKSDKATVVLNIRDENDNVPAIDIRKIGRIPLRDGVATVGEDVLVDTPVALVQVSDRDQGENGVVTCTVVGDVPFQLKPASEGEGEPQNKRKYFLHTSAPLDYEAARDYNVVIVAVDSGSPSLSSNNSLLVRVADANDNPPVFGQALLELSFPENNAPGERVATILATDADSGKNAEIAYSLEPLPASPSSSSSEAGLFTIDPDSGEVRVQAALDREQRDAYEFQVTARDKGTPSLQGSTRVLLRVADRNDNEPRFMQDVFTFYVKENLQPNSPVGMVTVMDADKGRNAQLSLSIQGEGESGIFSIENDTGTIFSAVSFDREMQTSYTFAVKAVDGGEPARSATATVSLFVMDENDNAPVVTAPANGSYTVLPPSSLPRVAVATVRARDADAGPNAELSYSLVGGNPFRLFEIDAASGVVSLVGQLAPKHYGLHRLVVQVNDSGAPGQATTALLHVFVNESLANATLVESQVARSLHTPLGQDIAGDPSYELGKQRLSIAVGVVAGVVTVALLLLGVGLARYCRAKAHQRGGYEAGKKDHEDFFAPAPLHHHDKAKKPKKDKKGKKAAGKQPLYSSIVTVEASKPNGQRYDGVHEKLAGDSPALSRYRAVNGGPGGSPDLARHYKSSSPLPTVQLHPQSPTAGKKHQAVQELPPANTFVGAGDNISIGSDHCSEYSCQASSKYSKQIQDLYQMSP; encoded by the coding sequence ATGTGGCGGCTGCGCCGGCTGCCGGCCCTGGTGCGCTGCTGCGCCTGCTGGCTCCTTCTCCTGCTGCCTCCGCCGCTGGGGCTGGTGGTGCCGGCGTCGGCCAAGCAGGTGCTGCGCTACCGCCTGGCCGAGGAGGGCCCCGCCGACATCCGCATCGGCAACGTCGCCTCCGACCTGGGCATCGTCACCGGCTCGGGCGAGGTCACGTTCAGCCTCGAGTCCGGCGCCGACTACCTCAAGATCGACAACATGACGGGCGAGCTGAGCACCACCGAGCGCCGCATCGACCGCGAGAAGCTGCCGCAGTGCCAGATGATCTTCGACGAGAACGAGTGCTTCCTCGACTTCGAAGTCTCCGTCATCGGCCCTTCGCAGAGCTGGGTGGACCTCTTCGAAGGCCGGGTGGTCATCCTGGACATCAATGACAACACGCCGACCTTCCCGTCCCCAGTGCTGACGCTCACCGTGGAGGAGAACCGCCCCGTGGGCACTCTCTACCTCCTTCCCACCGCCACTGACCGCGACTTCGGGCGGAACGGAATCGAGCGCTATGAGCTGCTCCAAGAGCCCGGCGGTGGTGAGGGGCGGCGAGGCGCCTCAGACAAGAGGAGGCCCGAAGCAGAAGGAGGCGGAGGCTCCTCGACGGCCCGGAGCACCGTCTTCGAGCTGCAAGTTGCAGACACCCCCGACGGGGAGAAGCAGCCCCAGCTGATTGTCAAAGGGCCTTTGGATCGAGAGCAGCGCGACGCCTATGAGCTGAGCCTCCGCGTGCGTGACGGTGGAGACCCAGCTCGCTCTTCGCAGGCCCTGCTGAGGGTGCTGATCACCGACGTGAACGACAACAGCCCCCGCTTCGAGAAGAGCGTCTACGAGGCCGACTTGGCGGAGAACAGCAGCCCTGGGACGCCCATTTTGCAGCTGCGGGCCGCCGACGCTGATGCTGGGGTCAACGGGCAGCTGGAGTACGTCTTTGGGGCGGCCACGGAGTCGGTGCGTCGCCTTCTCCGCCTGGACGAGGCCTCGGGATGGCTCAGTGTCCTCCACCGCATCGACCGCGAGGAGGTCAACCAGCTGCGCTTCAGCGTCATGGCGCGCGACAGGGGCCAGCCCCCCAAGAGCGACAAGGCCACCGTGGTACTCAACATCCGCGACGAGAACGACAACGTCCCCGCTATTGACATCCGCAAGATCGGACGCATCCCTCTGCGGGACGGGGTGGCCACAGTGGGCGAGGACGTGCTGGTGGACACCCCGGTGGCGCTGGTGCAGGTCTCGGACCGCGACCAGGGCGAGAACGGGGTGGTGACCTGCACGGTGGTGGGGGACGTCCCCTTCCAGCTCAAGCCGGCCagcgagggcgagggcgagccCCAGAACAAGCGCAAGTACTTCCTGCACACCTCGGCGCCCCTGGACTACGAGGCAGCGCGGGACTACAACGTCGTCATCGTCGCCGTCGACTCGGGCAGCCCCAGCCTCTCCAGCAACAACTCGCTTTTGGTCCGAGTGGCGGACGCGAACGACAACCCGCCCGTCTTCGGCCAGGCCCTGTTGGAGCTCTCCTTCCCGGAGAACAACGCGCCGGGAGAGCGTGTGGCGACCATCCTGGCCACCGACGCCGACAGCGGCAAGAACGCGGAGATCGCCTACTCCCTGGAGCCGCTCCCcgcttccccttcctcttcctcctccgagGCGGGCCTCTTCACCATCGACCCGGACTCGGGCGAGGTGCGCGTGCAGGCGGCGCTGGACCGGGAGCAGCGCGACGCCTACGAGTTCCAGGTGACGGCGCGCGACAAAGGGACGCCCTCCTTGCAGGGCTCCACGCGGGTGCTGCTCCGCGTGGCCGACCGCAACGACAACGAGCCGCGCTTCATGCAGGACGTCTTCACCTTCTACGTCAAGGAGAACCTGCAGCCCAACAGCCCCGTGGGCATGGTGACCGTCATGGACGCCGACAAGGGCCGCAACGCCCAGCTCAGCCTCTCCATCCAGGGCGAGGGCGAGAGCGGGATCTTCTCCATCGAGAACGACACGGGCACCATCTTCTCCGCCGTCTCCTTCGACCGGGAGATGCAGACGAGCTACACCTTCGCCGTCAAGGCGGTGGACGGCGGCGAGCCGGCCCGCTCCGCGACGGCCACGGTGTCGCTCTTTGTGATGGACGAGAACGACAACGCGCCGGTGGTGACGGCGCCGGCCAATGGCTCCTACACGGTGCTGCCGCCCTCCAGCCTCCCGCGCGTGGCGGTGGCCACGGTGCGGGCGCGCGACGCCGACGCCGGGCCCAACGCCGAGCTGAGCTACAGCCTGGTGGGCGGCAACCCTTTCCGCCTCTTTGAGATCGACGCGGCCAGCGGGGTGGTCTCGCTGGTGGGCCAGTTGGCGCCCAAGCACTACGGGCTCCACCGCTTGGTGGTGCAGGTCAACGACAGCGGGGCGCCGGGCCAAGCCACCACGGCCCTGCTCCACGTCTTCGTCAACGAGAGCTTAGCCAACGCCACGCTGGTGGAGAGCCAGGTGGCGCGCAGCCTCCACACGCCGCTGGGCCAGGACATCGCCGGCGACCCCAGCTACGAGCTGGGCAAGCAGCGGCTGAGCATCGCGGTGGGCGTGGTGGCCGGCGTGGTGACCGTGGCGCTGCTCCTGCTGGGCGTGGGCCTGGCCCGCTACTGCCGCGCCAAGGCCCACCAGCGCGGGGGCTACGAGGCCGGCAAGAAGGACCACGAGGACTTCTTCGCCCCCGCCCCGCTCCACCACCACGACAAGGCCAAGAAGCCCAAGAAGGACAAGAAGGGCAAGAAGGCGGCCGGGAAGCAGCCCCTCTACAGCAGCATCGTCACCGTCGAGGCCTCCAAGCCCAACGGGCAGCGCTACGACGGCGTCCACGAGAAGCTGGCCGGGGACAGCCCCGCCCTCAGCCGCTACCGCGCCGTCAACGGCGGGCCCGGGGGCAGCCCCGACCTGGCGCGGCACTACAAGTCCAGCTCGCCCCTGCCCACCGTCCAGCTCCACCCGCAGTCGCCCACCGCCGGGAAGAAGCACCAGGCCGTGCAGGAGCTGCCCCCCGCCAACACCTTCGTCGGCGCCGGGGACAACATCTCCATCGGCTCCGACCACTGCTCCGAGTACAGCTGCCAGGCCAGCAGCAAGTACAGCAAGCAG
- the PCDH7 gene encoding protocadherin-7 isoform X14, whose protein sequence is MWRLRRLPALVRCCACWLLLLLPPPLGLVVPASAKQVLRYRLAEEGPADIRIGNVASDLGIVTGSGEVTFSLESGADYLKIDNMTGELSTTERRIDREKLPQCQMIFDENECFLDFEVSVIGPSQSWVDLFEGRVVILDINDNTPTFPSPVLTLTVEENRPVGTLYLLPTATDRDFGRNGIERYELLQEPGGGEGRRGASDKRRPEAEGGGGSSTARSTVFELQVADTPDGEKQPQLIVKGPLDREQRDAYELSLRVRDGGDPARSSQALLRVLITDVNDNSPRFEKSVYEADLAENSSPGTPILQLRAADADAGVNGQLEYVFGAATESVRRLLRLDEASGWLSVLHRIDREEVNQLRFSVMARDRGQPPKSDKATVVLNIRDENDNVPAIDIRKIGRIPLRDGVATVGEDVLVDTPVALVQVSDRDQGENGVVTCTVVGDVPFQLKPASEGEGEPQNKRKYFLHTSAPLDYEAARDYNVVIVAVDSGSPSLSSNNSLLVRVADANDNPPVFGQALLELSFPENNAPGERVATILATDADSGKNAEIAYSLEPLPASPSSSSSEAGLFTIDPDSGEVRVQAALDREQRDAYEFQVTARDKGTPSLQGSTRVLLRVADRNDNEPRFMQDVFTFYVKENLQPNSPVGMVTVMDADKGRNAQLSLSIQGEGESGIFSIENDTGTIFSAVSFDREMQTSYTFAVKAVDGGEPARSATATVSLFVMDENDNAPVVTAPANGSYTVLPPSSLPRVAVATVRARDADAGPNAELSYSLVGGNPFRLFEIDAASGVVSLVGQLAPKHYGLHRLVVQVNDSGAPGQATTALLHVFVNESLANATLVESQVARSLHTPLGQDIAGDPSYELGKQRLSIAVGVVAGVVTVALLLLGVGLARYCRAKAHQRGGYEAGKKDHEDFFAPAPLHHHDKAKKPKKDKKGKKAAGKQPLYSSIVTVEASKPNGQRYDGVHEKLAGDSPALSRYRAVNGGPGGSPDLARHYKSSSPLPTVQLHPQSPTAGKKHQAVQELPPANTFVGAGDNISIGSDHCSEYSCQASSKYSKQLASHPKRGCPGKEIWIVRNLVTVIILIILIILTISITITIILHITTT, encoded by the coding sequence ATGTGGCGGCTGCGCCGGCTGCCGGCCCTGGTGCGCTGCTGCGCCTGCTGGCTCCTTCTCCTGCTGCCTCCGCCGCTGGGGCTGGTGGTGCCGGCGTCGGCCAAGCAGGTGCTGCGCTACCGCCTGGCCGAGGAGGGCCCCGCCGACATCCGCATCGGCAACGTCGCCTCCGACCTGGGCATCGTCACCGGCTCGGGCGAGGTCACGTTCAGCCTCGAGTCCGGCGCCGACTACCTCAAGATCGACAACATGACGGGCGAGCTGAGCACCACCGAGCGCCGCATCGACCGCGAGAAGCTGCCGCAGTGCCAGATGATCTTCGACGAGAACGAGTGCTTCCTCGACTTCGAAGTCTCCGTCATCGGCCCTTCGCAGAGCTGGGTGGACCTCTTCGAAGGCCGGGTGGTCATCCTGGACATCAATGACAACACGCCGACCTTCCCGTCCCCAGTGCTGACGCTCACCGTGGAGGAGAACCGCCCCGTGGGCACTCTCTACCTCCTTCCCACCGCCACTGACCGCGACTTCGGGCGGAACGGAATCGAGCGCTATGAGCTGCTCCAAGAGCCCGGCGGTGGTGAGGGGCGGCGAGGCGCCTCAGACAAGAGGAGGCCCGAAGCAGAAGGAGGCGGAGGCTCCTCGACGGCCCGGAGCACCGTCTTCGAGCTGCAAGTTGCAGACACCCCCGACGGGGAGAAGCAGCCCCAGCTGATTGTCAAAGGGCCTTTGGATCGAGAGCAGCGCGACGCCTATGAGCTGAGCCTCCGCGTGCGTGACGGTGGAGACCCAGCTCGCTCTTCGCAGGCCCTGCTGAGGGTGCTGATCACCGACGTGAACGACAACAGCCCCCGCTTCGAGAAGAGCGTCTACGAGGCCGACTTGGCGGAGAACAGCAGCCCTGGGACGCCCATTTTGCAGCTGCGGGCCGCCGACGCTGATGCTGGGGTCAACGGGCAGCTGGAGTACGTCTTTGGGGCGGCCACGGAGTCGGTGCGTCGCCTTCTCCGCCTGGACGAGGCCTCGGGATGGCTCAGTGTCCTCCACCGCATCGACCGCGAGGAGGTCAACCAGCTGCGCTTCAGCGTCATGGCGCGCGACAGGGGCCAGCCCCCCAAGAGCGACAAGGCCACCGTGGTACTCAACATCCGCGACGAGAACGACAACGTCCCCGCTATTGACATCCGCAAGATCGGACGCATCCCTCTGCGGGACGGGGTGGCCACAGTGGGCGAGGACGTGCTGGTGGACACCCCGGTGGCGCTGGTGCAGGTCTCGGACCGCGACCAGGGCGAGAACGGGGTGGTGACCTGCACGGTGGTGGGGGACGTCCCCTTCCAGCTCAAGCCGGCCagcgagggcgagggcgagccCCAGAACAAGCGCAAGTACTTCCTGCACACCTCGGCGCCCCTGGACTACGAGGCAGCGCGGGACTACAACGTCGTCATCGTCGCCGTCGACTCGGGCAGCCCCAGCCTCTCCAGCAACAACTCGCTTTTGGTCCGAGTGGCGGACGCGAACGACAACCCGCCCGTCTTCGGCCAGGCCCTGTTGGAGCTCTCCTTCCCGGAGAACAACGCGCCGGGAGAGCGTGTGGCGACCATCCTGGCCACCGACGCCGACAGCGGCAAGAACGCGGAGATCGCCTACTCCCTGGAGCCGCTCCCcgcttccccttcctcttcctcctccgagGCGGGCCTCTTCACCATCGACCCGGACTCGGGCGAGGTGCGCGTGCAGGCGGCGCTGGACCGGGAGCAGCGCGACGCCTACGAGTTCCAGGTGACGGCGCGCGACAAAGGGACGCCCTCCTTGCAGGGCTCCACGCGGGTGCTGCTCCGCGTGGCCGACCGCAACGACAACGAGCCGCGCTTCATGCAGGACGTCTTCACCTTCTACGTCAAGGAGAACCTGCAGCCCAACAGCCCCGTGGGCATGGTGACCGTCATGGACGCCGACAAGGGCCGCAACGCCCAGCTCAGCCTCTCCATCCAGGGCGAGGGCGAGAGCGGGATCTTCTCCATCGAGAACGACACGGGCACCATCTTCTCCGCCGTCTCCTTCGACCGGGAGATGCAGACGAGCTACACCTTCGCCGTCAAGGCGGTGGACGGCGGCGAGCCGGCCCGCTCCGCGACGGCCACGGTGTCGCTCTTTGTGATGGACGAGAACGACAACGCGCCGGTGGTGACGGCGCCGGCCAATGGCTCCTACACGGTGCTGCCGCCCTCCAGCCTCCCGCGCGTGGCGGTGGCCACGGTGCGGGCGCGCGACGCCGACGCCGGGCCCAACGCCGAGCTGAGCTACAGCCTGGTGGGCGGCAACCCTTTCCGCCTCTTTGAGATCGACGCGGCCAGCGGGGTGGTCTCGCTGGTGGGCCAGTTGGCGCCCAAGCACTACGGGCTCCACCGCTTGGTGGTGCAGGTCAACGACAGCGGGGCGCCGGGCCAAGCCACCACGGCCCTGCTCCACGTCTTCGTCAACGAGAGCTTAGCCAACGCCACGCTGGTGGAGAGCCAGGTGGCGCGCAGCCTCCACACGCCGCTGGGCCAGGACATCGCCGGCGACCCCAGCTACGAGCTGGGCAAGCAGCGGCTGAGCATCGCGGTGGGCGTGGTGGCCGGCGTGGTGACCGTGGCGCTGCTCCTGCTGGGCGTGGGCCTGGCCCGCTACTGCCGCGCCAAGGCCCACCAGCGCGGGGGCTACGAGGCCGGCAAGAAGGACCACGAGGACTTCTTCGCCCCCGCCCCGCTCCACCACCACGACAAGGCCAAGAAGCCCAAGAAGGACAAGAAGGGCAAGAAGGCGGCCGGGAAGCAGCCCCTCTACAGCAGCATCGTCACCGTCGAGGCCTCCAAGCCCAACGGGCAGCGCTACGACGGCGTCCACGAGAAGCTGGCCGGGGACAGCCCCGCCCTCAGCCGCTACCGCGCCGTCAACGGCGGGCCCGGGGGCAGCCCCGACCTGGCGCGGCACTACAAGTCCAGCTCGCCCCTGCCCACCGTCCAGCTCCACCCGCAGTCGCCCACCGCCGGGAAGAAGCACCAGGCCGTGCAGGAGCTGCCCCCCGCCAACACCTTCGTCGGCGCCGGGGACAACATCTCCATCGGCTCCGACCACTGCTCCGAGTACAGCTGCCAGGCCAGCAGCAAGTACAGCAAGCAG
- the PCDH7 gene encoding protocadherin-7 isoform X17, translating into MWRLRRLPALVRCCACWLLLLLPPPLGLVVPASAKQVLRYRLAEEGPADIRIGNVASDLGIVTGSGEVTFSLESGADYLKIDNMTGELSTTERRIDREKLPQCQMIFDENECFLDFEVSVIGPSQSWVDLFEGRVVILDINDNTPTFPSPVLTLTVEENRPVGTLYLLPTATDRDFGRNGIERYELLQEPGGGEGRRGASDKRRPEAEGGGGSSTARSTVFELQVADTPDGEKQPQLIVKGPLDREQRDAYELSLRVRDGGDPARSSQALLRVLITDVNDNSPRFEKSVYEADLAENSSPGTPILQLRAADADAGVNGQLEYVFGAATESVRRLLRLDEASGWLSVLHRIDREEVNQLRFSVMARDRGQPPKSDKATVVLNIRDENDNVPAIDIRKIGRIPLRDGVATVGEDVLVDTPVALVQVSDRDQGENGVVTCTVVGDVPFQLKPASEGEGEPQNKRKYFLHTSAPLDYEAARDYNVVIVAVDSGSPSLSSNNSLLVRVADANDNPPVFGQALLELSFPENNAPGERVATILATDADSGKNAEIAYSLEPLPASPSSSSSEAGLFTIDPDSGEVRVQAALDREQRDAYEFQVTARDKGTPSLQGSTRVLLRVADRNDNEPRFMQDVFTFYVKENLQPNSPVGMVTVMDADKGRNAQLSLSIQGEGESGIFSIENDTGTIFSAVSFDREMQTSYTFAVKAVDGGEPARSATATVSLFVMDENDNAPVVTAPANGSYTVLPPSSLPRVAVATVRARDADAGPNAELSYSLVGGNPFRLFEIDAASGVVSLVGQLAPKHYGLHRLVVQVNDSGAPGQATTALLHVFVNESLANATLVESQVARSLHTPLGQDIAGDPSYELGKQRLSIAVGVVAGVVTVALLLLGVGLARYCRAKAHQRGGYEAGKKDHEDFFAPAPLHHHDKAKKPKKDKKGKKAAGKQPLYSSIVTVEASKPNGQRYDGVHEKLAGDSPALSRYRAVNGGPGGSPDLARHYKSSSPLPTVQLHPQSPTAGKKHQAVQELPPANTFVGAGDNISIGSDHCSEYSCQASSKYSKQVRKAGLFRTSSEKNEQFPQNDKTIQRGKSKI; encoded by the coding sequence ATGTGGCGGCTGCGCCGGCTGCCGGCCCTGGTGCGCTGCTGCGCCTGCTGGCTCCTTCTCCTGCTGCCTCCGCCGCTGGGGCTGGTGGTGCCGGCGTCGGCCAAGCAGGTGCTGCGCTACCGCCTGGCCGAGGAGGGCCCCGCCGACATCCGCATCGGCAACGTCGCCTCCGACCTGGGCATCGTCACCGGCTCGGGCGAGGTCACGTTCAGCCTCGAGTCCGGCGCCGACTACCTCAAGATCGACAACATGACGGGCGAGCTGAGCACCACCGAGCGCCGCATCGACCGCGAGAAGCTGCCGCAGTGCCAGATGATCTTCGACGAGAACGAGTGCTTCCTCGACTTCGAAGTCTCCGTCATCGGCCCTTCGCAGAGCTGGGTGGACCTCTTCGAAGGCCGGGTGGTCATCCTGGACATCAATGACAACACGCCGACCTTCCCGTCCCCAGTGCTGACGCTCACCGTGGAGGAGAACCGCCCCGTGGGCACTCTCTACCTCCTTCCCACCGCCACTGACCGCGACTTCGGGCGGAACGGAATCGAGCGCTATGAGCTGCTCCAAGAGCCCGGCGGTGGTGAGGGGCGGCGAGGCGCCTCAGACAAGAGGAGGCCCGAAGCAGAAGGAGGCGGAGGCTCCTCGACGGCCCGGAGCACCGTCTTCGAGCTGCAAGTTGCAGACACCCCCGACGGGGAGAAGCAGCCCCAGCTGATTGTCAAAGGGCCTTTGGATCGAGAGCAGCGCGACGCCTATGAGCTGAGCCTCCGCGTGCGTGACGGTGGAGACCCAGCTCGCTCTTCGCAGGCCCTGCTGAGGGTGCTGATCACCGACGTGAACGACAACAGCCCCCGCTTCGAGAAGAGCGTCTACGAGGCCGACTTGGCGGAGAACAGCAGCCCTGGGACGCCCATTTTGCAGCTGCGGGCCGCCGACGCTGATGCTGGGGTCAACGGGCAGCTGGAGTACGTCTTTGGGGCGGCCACGGAGTCGGTGCGTCGCCTTCTCCGCCTGGACGAGGCCTCGGGATGGCTCAGTGTCCTCCACCGCATCGACCGCGAGGAGGTCAACCAGCTGCGCTTCAGCGTCATGGCGCGCGACAGGGGCCAGCCCCCCAAGAGCGACAAGGCCACCGTGGTACTCAACATCCGCGACGAGAACGACAACGTCCCCGCTATTGACATCCGCAAGATCGGACGCATCCCTCTGCGGGACGGGGTGGCCACAGTGGGCGAGGACGTGCTGGTGGACACCCCGGTGGCGCTGGTGCAGGTCTCGGACCGCGACCAGGGCGAGAACGGGGTGGTGACCTGCACGGTGGTGGGGGACGTCCCCTTCCAGCTCAAGCCGGCCagcgagggcgagggcgagccCCAGAACAAGCGCAAGTACTTCCTGCACACCTCGGCGCCCCTGGACTACGAGGCAGCGCGGGACTACAACGTCGTCATCGTCGCCGTCGACTCGGGCAGCCCCAGCCTCTCCAGCAACAACTCGCTTTTGGTCCGAGTGGCGGACGCGAACGACAACCCGCCCGTCTTCGGCCAGGCCCTGTTGGAGCTCTCCTTCCCGGAGAACAACGCGCCGGGAGAGCGTGTGGCGACCATCCTGGCCACCGACGCCGACAGCGGCAAGAACGCGGAGATCGCCTACTCCCTGGAGCCGCTCCCcgcttccccttcctcttcctcctccgagGCGGGCCTCTTCACCATCGACCCGGACTCGGGCGAGGTGCGCGTGCAGGCGGCGCTGGACCGGGAGCAGCGCGACGCCTACGAGTTCCAGGTGACGGCGCGCGACAAAGGGACGCCCTCCTTGCAGGGCTCCACGCGGGTGCTGCTCCGCGTGGCCGACCGCAACGACAACGAGCCGCGCTTCATGCAGGACGTCTTCACCTTCTACGTCAAGGAGAACCTGCAGCCCAACAGCCCCGTGGGCATGGTGACCGTCATGGACGCCGACAAGGGCCGCAACGCCCAGCTCAGCCTCTCCATCCAGGGCGAGGGCGAGAGCGGGATCTTCTCCATCGAGAACGACACGGGCACCATCTTCTCCGCCGTCTCCTTCGACCGGGAGATGCAGACGAGCTACACCTTCGCCGTCAAGGCGGTGGACGGCGGCGAGCCGGCCCGCTCCGCGACGGCCACGGTGTCGCTCTTTGTGATGGACGAGAACGACAACGCGCCGGTGGTGACGGCGCCGGCCAATGGCTCCTACACGGTGCTGCCGCCCTCCAGCCTCCCGCGCGTGGCGGTGGCCACGGTGCGGGCGCGCGACGCCGACGCCGGGCCCAACGCCGAGCTGAGCTACAGCCTGGTGGGCGGCAACCCTTTCCGCCTCTTTGAGATCGACGCGGCCAGCGGGGTGGTCTCGCTGGTGGGCCAGTTGGCGCCCAAGCACTACGGGCTCCACCGCTTGGTGGTGCAGGTCAACGACAGCGGGGCGCCGGGCCAAGCCACCACGGCCCTGCTCCACGTCTTCGTCAACGAGAGCTTAGCCAACGCCACGCTGGTGGAGAGCCAGGTGGCGCGCAGCCTCCACACGCCGCTGGGCCAGGACATCGCCGGCGACCCCAGCTACGAGCTGGGCAAGCAGCGGCTGAGCATCGCGGTGGGCGTGGTGGCCGGCGTGGTGACCGTGGCGCTGCTCCTGCTGGGCGTGGGCCTGGCCCGCTACTGCCGCGCCAAGGCCCACCAGCGCGGGGGCTACGAGGCCGGCAAGAAGGACCACGAGGACTTCTTCGCCCCCGCCCCGCTCCACCACCACGACAAGGCCAAGAAGCCCAAGAAGGACAAGAAGGGCAAGAAGGCGGCCGGGAAGCAGCCCCTCTACAGCAGCATCGTCACCGTCGAGGCCTCCAAGCCCAACGGGCAGCGCTACGACGGCGTCCACGAGAAGCTGGCCGGGGACAGCCCCGCCCTCAGCCGCTACCGCGCCGTCAACGGCGGGCCCGGGGGCAGCCCCGACCTGGCGCGGCACTACAAGTCCAGCTCGCCCCTGCCCACCGTCCAGCTCCACCCGCAGTCGCCCACCGCCGGGAAGAAGCACCAGGCCGTGCAGGAGCTGCCCCCCGCCAACACCTTCGTCGGCGCCGGGGACAACATCTCCATCGGCTCCGACCACTGCTCCGAGTACAGCTGCCAGGCCAGCAGCAAGTACAGCAAGCAG